AAGATACGTCGACAGTTTACTTGTCCATATACgccacagcaaaatggagttgctgagAGGAAGAATCGGCATCTAGCGGAGACATGCAGAAGCATGCTACATGCGAAGAATGTTCCACCTAAATTTTGGGCTAAGTGTATGAAGACATTAGTACATGTGATTAACAGATTACCTCAAGCAAGGCTCAGCTTTGCTGCACGATATGAGAAGTTATGGAAGTGCAAGCCTGTGGTAAGTCATTTCAGAGTCTTTGGATGTGTACGTTATGCATTTGTGCCGTAACACCTTCGCAGCAAATTCGATAAGAAGGCGGTTCGATGTATTTTCGTGGGCTATGATGATCAACGTAAAGGGTAGAAGTGCTGTGACCTTACAACGGGGAGGTGCTATATTTCGAGGAATGTAGTGTTCGACGAATTATCGTCATGGTGGTCATCTCAAGCTGCCGAATTGCCAGATTCACAGCATATCGAAgaagagtttcaagaaaggCTGAAAGAATTCGATGAGGATCAGCCTATTGAAAAAGATATCGAAAAGGATGTCGAAGCACGGTCACAAGGTTCGATAAGTTCATCGGGTGAGCATCAAATAGTAACGGAAGAATTTTGACCAAGTCGGGTAGAGGAACTTGAAGAAGAGGAGCCTCGACTTCGGAGATCACGGAGGCAGAGGAGGCTAAACCCCAAGTATGCCAATGTAGCGTTGATCGAAGATGTTGGCGTAGTAGAGCCGTCGACATATGAGGAAGCATCGAAGGATGCAGAGTGGAGGAaagccatggaggaagagattctCACACTAAAGAAGAATGAGACATGAAACTTGGTGCTGAAACCCGAAGAGGTACGTCTTATATCTTACAAATGGGTTTATATTGAAAACTTGACCAAAAGGGTCGATAGAGAGATATAAAGCACGTCTAGTCGCTCGAGGTTTCTCGCAAAAGTATAGCGTTAATCATGAAGAAACCTTTAGCCTAGTGGCCAAAGTTACTACTATTCAAGTTCTGTTAACACTTGTAGCAAGCAAGTCATAGAATCTATGGCAGATGGATGTGAAAAATCcttttcttcatggagagcttGATCGAGAAATATACATGGAGCAACTGGATGGTTTCAAGTGTAGAAATCATCCAGAATATGTCCGCAAGCTAAAGAAAGCAttgtatggcttgaagcaagccccaagagcatggtatgggaagatcgtggaatttttattgaaaagcGGTTATTCCGTAGCCTCAGCAGAGTCAAGCTTGTTCGTGAAAGCGTAAGATGGAAAAAAAGCAGATGTGTTGGTTTATGAGGATGATCTCATCATTactggagatgatgaagatgagatatgtcGAATTGGAGCCAATCTCTCTGTCCGTTTTTAGATGATGGAGCTTGGAGAGCTGAAACACTTTTCGGGCCTCAAGATTGATCGGACAAAGGAAGGATTATTCCTATGTCAACGTAAGTATGCACGAGATCTCTTGAAGAAGTTCGGGATGCTCGGTTGCAAGCCTATATCTACTCCATTGGATGGGAATGCAAAGCTATGTGTTGATGAAGGTCGAGAGTTAGAAGATTCGACCATGTACAAGCAACCGGTAGGTAGTCTAATTTACCTTACCATAACTCGACCCGATATCGCTTTTGCAGGGGGAGTAGTAAGTCGATTTATGGAGAAGCCACGGAAGCCTCACTTGGATGCAGCCAAGCGTATCCCGAGGTATGTAAAGAAGACGTTTGATTTTGGCCTTTTGTACAAGAAAGTCTCATCGGGTAAGTTGGTCGGTTCTTGCAATGTCGACTTTGCTGGAGATCAATACACAAGGCGCTCGACTACTGGATACTCATTTAATCTTGGATCAGCAGTAGTATCCTGATGCAGTAAAAGACAGCCGACCGTGTTTCTATCGACGACGTAAGCTGAATATAGAGCAGCAGCAATGGCAGCTCAAGAGAGTACGTGGCTAGTGTAGTTATTGGATGATCTTCATCATTCGATAGATTATTCGAAaacattgttttgtgataatctatcTGCTATAAGCTTGGCagaaaatccagtttttcatgctagaacaaagcatgtggaagtactgtcacgacccgaacccttcgaaccgtcgacatctcacctggcctcgcttgcgtacggttctccaggatcctcaggccaacaaaattaaacaacacatacggaagcaacaacaatccccgtatagaaaaccaacaaaactacgataacttgggatggtaaaaacacacatatgtacatatatacatagttgttacaaactatcaaacctaaggcttcaggggccaccgcacaagcccgtgaccacctataacaaaaggcacgtggtcgaagcccgctacactaccaaaatacaacactccacaaaaaccgagaggccgactatcctaagcctcatacTACTCGGGAGGCTGCTCCGCATCGGAAGGCTCCACAACGTCCCCATCCTCTTTAGGCGCCACGACTTCTGGGCTAGGCTCCACGTCATCGGGACCAGCATCCGGGTGAACCACTACATCGTCTAGAGGGGGAGTGctagtagggtcccactccccaacaccgtcataggggATGTTAAAGCCTGTCAATGGTCCCACTAGCAaatccccgtggcggtacgtccacgccacgtacgTATGAGTCTTCCAAAAAGGCTCTCCGGTATCCACCAATATCGTAGTCACGTGCCGAAAATACACCTTGCCCTCCCCTactgggtactctgtcaccacaGTTTCCATGTCTTGtaggatcccgaacctttgaggcgggtcattcatggccGAGGCGGAAGGTCCGAAAAACAATGgacccatgacggggtgagataaaatctcggtaggaaaatctctaactcTAGATCGGGCcactagtgcctccagacacaatctaggcgagcaacaattttcaacaactctttctttcttacccaaaaattccccaattaaattccaaaaaattctattctttctccgaaaattctcacaccttatcaaatattctacgttactcccatttcagcgttccacgcctcggtccgacaataaaatattctacgtgctctgGGGCCCGTGTTTAACGTATTAGGCCTACTATAAacatccacattactccaaaaatttccacgttactccgaaaatatccaggctactccagaatattccacgttactccaaaaatattccacgttactccaaaaatattccatgctactccagaatattccacgttactccaccgccatcaaataagttcataacactgagcctcggacctttgtGGAACACGACTCTATATATATaacggggtctcagacacataggaatacgacccacaaatctcggtctcggacacataggaacacgaccggattaagtctcggacaattagtcgaacacgactcactttggtctcagacgacttaattgaacacgacttttatactttctcggtctcggacaatcggacgaatatggctcactttggcctcggacgacttgattgaatacgaccctcacattttctcggtctcgcacaatcagacgaatacggctcactttggcctcggacgacttcaTTGAATACGACCCTAACCTTTTTCTCGGAATAGTGCGGGACCacatgattcactcacgttagagaattaataattcgggatcacccgattaattcacactaatccaaatattaatttagactacccgatcaattaatactaccatagtatccaatccacgccatgcgaccatactatgctaacgtggcaatttataaatcacttgccattaaaattatactaacgtggaaatttaccacggccgaacaataataattttctaacgtataattaatttacgactatagtactaaactatagtaatcatgccacatttaattggtaccatggcataacaactttatgtcacataaaagtaaccctagttaatatttaaactaaccatggttcaaattaactagagtcaaatactaacctaactatgattaataaatagcataaagcaaccatagttgaacaaaaagtaactagggttggtagagtaaccatggtcaaattttgaccaaacaaatatcctcttgcaattactattcatctcaagaacAAGCTTCCTCTCTCCTCCATGGAATTTTCGGCCAGCCCCTcctcaagctcaaatccaacaattttcttcatcaaaaattcacaatttcatggtcttttagcagcctagtcacctaatttaggtttaaaaacaatcctacctcaaaactcgcaaaacgtccgttgaacggttgaggaaaagatcGAACCAAGCGACGGTTCCGGCAATCCTTGCACGGCTGGCGACTCGTCGACAATCTAGCAACTTCAAGTGgtccaaagcgactccggtgagagctcgaagaattttcggcaatggagggtgagagagagggtgttcggccaagtgagggagagagagagagtgaggtagagagaaagtgagctagagagggagtgggttcttggataatgaaaaagaagagggccaatataataattaatataggttaataataattaattatgcccacaaagtcaagagggaaaaataattttctccccacattgactagtcaatctcggccaaaaggaaaaatggccaaaatacccttcgttccaagtgaaaaatgggatatttttcgagggcaaatgggtcctttcccgtatccagtccaaatatacttttcccgaacctctttggggcgaaccgcgaaggaatttcacacaggatgaggaaacgtccaaaattttatttattgaaacccccgaaggtccgacgtcaaattctcaagctcgattcgcgatcaatctcgatcaatagaattttcagcgtatctcaaactaacgggcggcttttaggagttacgcgtatcgacccgtgattaaaatcacgtttaagaa
This genomic interval from Rhodamnia argentea isolate NSW1041297 chromosome 4, ASM2092103v1, whole genome shotgun sequence contains the following:
- the LOC115756138 gene encoding uncharacterized mitochondrial protein AtMg00810-like, whose product is MELGELKHFSGLKIDRTKEGLFLCQRKYARDLLKKFGMLGCKPISTPLDGNAKLCVDEGRELEDSTMYKQPVGSLIYLTITRPDIAFAGGVVSRFMEKPRKPHLDAAKRIPRYVKKTFDFGLLYKKVSSGKLVGSCNVDFAGDQYTRRSTTGYSFNLGSAVVS